The Eurosta solidaginis isolate ZX-2024a chromosome 4, ASM4086904v1, whole genome shotgun sequence genome includes a window with the following:
- the Smyd3 gene encoding LOW QUALITY PROTEIN: histone-lysine N-methyltransferase SMYD3 (The sequence of the model RefSeq protein was modified relative to this genomic sequence to represent the inferred CDS: inserted 1 base in 1 codon): protein MTFKDLLYAKNYTFLRIREFEELLAAFRSARLLGQPPAITTLIRCDKKCDNQSTNTXMKSAKTTRSDKAIKRGDRILTEEPFAFVLQSKYRKERCDNCLQKGKVLKCSNCQYVYYCSRDCQMKSWNVHKTECPFLKRIYPRIVPDAARMLCKVIIHLDKGGDLVRGYYTQTCSRRFRDLMSHYAEIKNDVRRLEHLESLYVVLKDMMGDSVIVPNFTELTSIYGRLITNGFSILDPEMNSIATAIYLGVSVTDHSCKPNAVATFEGTTLHIHAIEDIEYLDWSKIFISYIELLNTPAQRRAELQSNYYFLCICPKCTDVQETHEMLAAACSNEKCHEFLDINLINCPRCDVGISPKQRNGYNEAMTITKTHLENMKEVAYLDVCKICLSKQNGFIHPLNIWRIKTLDAAFDAAIDVSKWEEALEYGKELVPGFRKYYGEWHPLLGLLYFKIGKIQLYKRQSSEAVRSLKEAQKILIVTHGRDHSLLREQLQPMLGQAIVECSA, encoded by the exons Atg ACGTTCAAGGACTTGCTGTATGCTAAGAACTATACATTTCTACGCATAAGAGAATTTGAGGAGCTCTTGGCAGCTTTCCGTAGCGCACGACTGTTGGGGCAACCGCCAGCGATAACAACGCTTATCCGTTGTGATAAGAAGTGCGATAATCAGTCGACTAACA AAATGAAATCGGCAAAAACAACACGTAGTGACAAAGCTATAAAAAGGGGCGATCGCATACTAACAGAAGAACCATTCGCATTTGTATTACAATCCAAGTACCGTAAGGAACGTTGCGACAACTGTCTGCAAAA GGGAAAAGTGCTAAAATGTTCCAATTGTCAGTATGTGTACTATTGTAGTCGTGATTGCCAAATGAAAAGCTGGAACGTTCATAAAACTGAATGCCCATTCCTAAAGCGAATTTATCCACGTATTGTGCCAGATGCTGCACGAATGCTATGTAAAGTAATCATTCACTTAGATAAGGGCGGTGATTTGGTGCGTGGCTATTATACACAGACATGTTCGCGACGCTTTCGTGATCTCATGTCGC ATTATGCAGAGATTAAAAATGACGTGCGCCGCTTGGAACACTTGGAGTCTTTATACGTGGTATTGAAGGATATGATGGGGGATAGCGTTATTGTGCCAAATTTCACCGAGTTGACAAGCATCTATGGTAGG TTAATCACAAACGGCTTCAGCATACTCGACCCAGAAATGAATTCTATAGCCACTGCCATTTACTTGGGTGTCTCAGTAACAGATCATAGCTGCAAACCAAATGCGGTTGCTACCTTCGAAGGTACTACACTTCACATACATGCGATTGAAGATATCGAGTACTTGGATTGGTCTAAG ATATTTATTAGCTACATAGAGTTGCTAAATACACCCGCACAACGACGCGCCGAACTTCAATCAAATTACTATTTCCTTTGCATATGTCCGAAATGCACAGATGTGCAAGAGACGCATGAAATGCTTGCCGCAGCTTGTAGCAATGAAAAATGTCATGAATTTTTAGATATAAATCTCATTAATTGTCCACGTTGTGATGTTGGAATTAGTCCGAAGCAACGTAATGGTTATAATGAGGCAATGACAATAACAAAAACGCATTTGGAGAATATGAAGGAAGTGGCTT atTTAGATGTGTGCAAAATCTGCCTGTCCAAACAAAATGGTTTTATACATCCTCTAAATATTTGGCGTATAAAAACTTTAGATGCCGCATTTGATGCAGCTATCGATGTATCTAAATGGGAAGAAGCATTAGAGTATGGCAAGGAATTAGTGCCAGGATTTAG GAAATACTATGGCGAATGGCATCCATTGTTGGGTTTACTCTATTTCAAAATTGGTAAAATTCAATTGTACAAACGTCAATCAAGCGAAGCTGTGCGCAGCTTGAAAGAGGCACAAAAGATACTAATAGTTACGCATGGCCGTGATCACAGTCTTTTACGCGAGCAATTACAGCCCATGTTGGGACAAGCTATTGTCGAATGCAGCGCCTAA